A window of Ananas comosus cultivar F153 linkage group 11, ASM154086v1, whole genome shotgun sequence genomic DNA:
ATAAGGTGATCTTTCATGATCTAAGTCATGTTCTGTGGGACAGCCTTTACGTTGGTGAGACCGCGTCTTCTAGAATTGAGCCCTTCCTAAGAGAGCTTGACCCAACCCTAGAAACGATATCAAATACCATGCATGACAGAGTGCGTAACCGAGCAATAACTGCTTTAATGAAAGCTTCTTTTGATGGCTTCTTGCTAGTGCTTTTAGCAGGCGGCCCCTTGCGTGCATTCACTAAACAAGATGCTCGGATGATTGAAGATGATTTTAAATCTCTCAAAGATTTATTTTTGGCGGATGGGGATGGTTTGCCTGAAGAGTTGGTCGAGAAGGCAGCGAGCCAAGTGAAGAACGTATTACCGCTCTTCCGAACTGATACAGAGAGCCTGATCGAACGGTTCAGAAGAATGATTGTTGAAGCATATGGTTCTCAAGCCAAATCGCGGTTTCCTTTGCCGCCAACATCCGGGCATTGGAGCCCGAATGAGGCCAATACATTGTTACGCATTTTGTGCTATAGAAATGATGAGCAAGCCACTAAGTTCCTGAAGAAAACCTACAACCTTCCAAAGAAGCTATAAGATGTTATAAAACAGTACGTAGTATCTACAGGTGATTTATTAGTAGCTCCTTGGCAAGGCTTGTCTGTATGCGTTCTGTATATCTATATTACCAGCGCAGGTTTGGGAGAATCATTGAGTTCTCGATCGTTCTGATTGCAGCATCATGATACCTTCGAGGGCAGTGTTTTCTACACCAGACTATATTCGCCTTATCAGATCGGTTTTAGGTGATGTAATACTACTGACTTAAATATGGGATTTGGTTTGTTTGAGAGTTGGTTTGTAAAAGTTAGAATGCTTCAATCATTCTTTTAGTTACGTGATATCATGAAGGTTAGTTATTTATTCTTTGGGTTAGCAGGAGCTTTCTGGTTCTTTGTTATATTATTAatgtttatttagttttttcCGACCTGCTACTTTGAATCAGTTGTGAATAAGTTCTATTTAACTATCAGGATGAGGTTTACTGCTTGCAATCATTTGTATTTGCTATCGAGCAATCACTGTGGTAatgattttttctttatttgtattctgtatttgatgatttgtgCTATATCGAATGCTATGGGAATGAAAAAGAATGGAGACGGACCGACCCAAAATAACCTCATCTAACATAAGTTGTTTTGCGGGaagtaaaattatgaaaataagcTAATCTGTTGAATCACCATAATTGTCAGTGTAGTTCGTTAAGAGATTGCGGAAATAAATAACCTCACTAACCTTTATAGTCTCTACAATAATTTTTGATTTCACCTCTAAAAAATTTCACGATCATCTGTCTGTTTTTCGTAAAGAAAACACAGGAAACAATTCTACAGTATACGAGGAGGTGATTGTCAAAATTATAATCTCTAATATTCATTCCACCGCACGAACATGAGCAATCTCAATACTCTCTACCAAGCGTCATGTGAATAACAAAGCCGAACACTGATTAGTGGAAAATATTCCGAGGATTACTGCCATGGGTTCTTCCTCGTAGCTCCATTCCTTTTGGAACTCGACTTTGAGCTCTGCAAAATTCAAATGACAAAACAGAATTAGTTTCTAAatttgaaaatgatcaaaaataaCGAAAAAGTATAGCTAAATTAGTGTGGCCAATCATACCGATTTAGATTTCTTCCATTTTCCCTTGATCCTATTCTTCGGAGGTTTAAGTTTGTAAATGCGAACCATCCAGTGATGAGTGGTAAACGCCTGAATCAATCACATCAGTAAGAGCAAAACAAGCcattaaaatagtaaaaaaacaAGCAACTAGTTTCTATCGGATTCCCGACCAAAATAGCATGATCTATAGACTTTTTCAAGAATGAGATGATGTTTACCTCCTCAAAATGGGTTAGCTTAAAATGTTTCTTCCCTATTTCTGTTCTCCTGACCTTGTCAAAGCCTGAACCATCTGCCTCAATAAACCTACAGATgagaaaacaaaataagaaCTGGGGAAACATATTTTAATCATAGCATATTGGTAGCTGGCAAGAATAAAAGATAAACTACACACTGACCTGTAATAAGAGAGCTTGTACATGAGGCAATTCAGCATCGTCGGAGTAGCCTGAGCATCAATGCGGTACTGGCCATCCCTCTGTATTAACAAAGAGTAACATACAGGAGAAAATTAGCCTCAGACACTAATCCATGCATTAGTAACTGTGGATTATATAGTCCATCATTTCGTAAGTATCAGTGTAGAAATTAAGCATTTTTGAATTGCCAAAACcaaccattaaaaaaatttgatatataattgCCTCAGCTGCTGTATTAAGGACTCACAAGATAATCAGGTTCCTTGATGTGAGGAAACACACCACCTCCAATGCGAACCATCCACAAGAATTTATTAATATCATCACTAGGGTAGCCAACGAGGCCTGAAAGAAAAACAATGTTGAATTTTGACCTAATTAATCGAAAAACAAAAAGTGCCACACAGCTCCCTCACAGAACGAATTTTTCACCTCCAAAGACTACCAGGACATATTTGACATCTAAAGAGTTAAAGATCTCCCATGCAGCCTTCTCTGGGGAAGACATGGCTGTACCAACTGTTGCTATATGGGTGTTATTCCAAGTATTATTGTCTACTATAACAGTACGGTTAGCCATGGCACTCGTTTGATAACCATAATCCCACCAAGATGCCACCTGCAGAACAACATTATTttcagaggaaaaaaaaattgattacaCAATATATATACTAGGGAATAACAGTATAATGATGTCATCGAAGGAAAGAACTACTAACTGATAACAAATTACTTTAAATGAAGGAAAAATTCACACTTTCATTGAATGCATGAAAACTTCTAGGCAAACCACAAATATGTTTTCTGTCTTGAGCACCCCATAACCACCAACTTGGTATAACTAAGATTAAATCCATATTTACTCGGTTTTTACATATGTATAAGTACACACATGCACAAAGTAAGAAATAATGGCTCAAGGTTCAAGACTACNACCACAcccaaagggaaaaaaaaaaaggtttggcCAAAACTAGAAATTGGAACACCGTTGTGAAGCTATTTTGTATAGCtggtatataaaaaataaaaaataatcacccTCTTGTAAAGACTCAACCTAAAGCTAAGAATGTAGAGCATTGATCAGTGGATCCAAGAAAAATATAGCATTTTAAAAACCACtattcatttttcttaaatGTCAGCATTAATGCTTCATGTAAAGTTACAATTTCCTTTCAAATTCTTAAAacaacaaattgaaaaatgtctTGGATATACAGAAGCATTGGAAGGATTCCCAAGCCTCACCTTATCATCTTCATCAGTATTATGTCGCAACCATGCATATGCTTCACGGAAGTCATCAAAAACATGCAAGCCATCATGTGAATGAGATGTTAGAACAATTGAGGGTGCAGAATATGCTTCTGCTGCCGCCCATACGCAATGGACCTACAAAAAGAACCATTGATAGTTTTCAATTGTCTACAGATCAAAAGGCAGAACTTGCTTTTGAAGTAGATAGCAAAAAGTAGATTTTATGAGAAGTATACGTATAGATGCTGTAAAATCAGTATGCAAAGAATGCcttgaatataaatattgcaGATATTAACAATGAAACCTTATGTTAAAGCGTGATGAAGACTATTTGGCATGTGCCAGAGACTTTTGAAAGGCTATCGagtttaaaccaaaaaaaaaagaagcctaTGCATTAAAGGTAACTAAAGCCATCTTGCAGCAAATTGTGCAGGCTCAGCACTGAAATCAATCCTCATAAAACTTCAGCAAAAGGCGTGATAAGTTCCAATATTTAAATGTCTAAGAttccaaataagaaaaatttccaTACCACATAAAAGCCACCAAGGACAATCAGAAGAAGAATGGCGACTGCAGATGCTTCTAAAGGCAACACTAAAAGCCTTCTTTCCTTCTTAGGCTTAAGAATGTCCTCTTCCTCCAAATCCTTTTCCTTCTTGCGATTCTTCTTCGATTGCTTTCCTTTCATAACAGCTTCAGATTTCTCTGTTGGTCTAGAATTATCACCTTTTACTTTCGGAACAGTTTCAGATTTCTCAACCTGTCTATGGTTATCATTCTTCACTACATCTTGAGAAACAGAACTCTCTGAACTATTATCCCCTGCCTTGAAGGTCCATAATATACCAATCAATGTTAATAGAATGATACAAATGTCATAACGAACTTAGAGAAAAAGGGGCAATGAACAAAAGTGCATACACTGGGAGAATTACTAAATAAATTAGGCAGTTGAAACTTGATTGATCGGGTAAAAACATCAAATGCTTCAGAAAGAGCAATTCCTGAGGTGATGCATGCTGCTGGGGCCAATACAAGCATAAGGCGCACCTGAGAAAAAAAGGAAGCATGTGTCACGACAAAGAGTAGAAGACAACCAAAGTTAACTTAGATTGCTTTTCTCCATCACTTCCTCACCATTACTCCAGAGAAATATACTGATGTTACTAAATATAGGACCACGAATGAGCTGGCATCAGATAAAGGTAAAAAGCATGCCTGCAGAACCAATGGAACAGTCATTAATGCACCAAAAAAATAGCAGACTTCTAGCTAGCACTGACTTCTCAGAGTAAAAAAGCAGCTACAACATCTACTGTTGTAATCTATACAGAATCTTATGTTTCAAGTATAGTAATATAAGTTAGTTCTATATGGATTGCATATATCGTTACAAATGTATCAGCATTATGTGATGTCTTGTAGCCACCCATCTACTGTTTCTGTCAACAAGAAAATAGCCATACTACAAAAGGACAATACTAGGAGTACAGCCATATAATGATTGGGAAGTCGTTGATCAAACCATTAGTAGCATGTCAATTCGATTACATAAAGATTATGCAATGATAAGAGAagctactataaaaaaaaaagaaagaagtaaGACCATGATCTTGAAAGAAAATTGAAGTATGTGCTATCAATAATATCAACAAAAGCtatattagaaaaaagaaaaaatgaaaaagaaccAAGCATCCAAATGTCATTGCTAATGTTTGAAACTCACTATGATGCCAGCAGGAACCAAGAAAGCCAACACATTGATGTCCATAAAATATGAAGGCCATGTTGGTGGCTGATGCTCACTGACACTAGCAATAATAGGTATGTACTTGCTTGCATAAGTCCTGTcacaccagaaaaaaaaaaaagaggaggatcAACATGCAACATTGTTATATCatctaaaaataagaaaaaggccTAAATCTTAGCTCTGTAACAAATTCCAGAGCATCaaattaatgcaaaaaaaaaaaaatcaacacttAGAAATAAAGTTATCTAGCACGTCAGTTTCAGCACGAGGGCTTGGTAATTATCGCTGATTCATTGTCATGGAGGCTTGCATGTAAAAGTTTTGTCCTATAATCTGTTCTAAAGTTTCTCATGGATGCCCTGTCATTCTATTATCAGCTGAATATCACTTTAAAATATGGCCATACGCTCATCTAATTTCCTTTGTTGCCTGCCCTTCAATCTATGAAACAACTAACAGCTTTTGAGTTGCCCACTTACATGACCACAAGAAATTACATGAATTCCAAAAAGTGAAAGTACAAATCAGGTAACTTCAATATACATTATAATAAAGGTCTCATGTACACTCCGCTTGTTGCACCCTGAAGTTGGTTTCCCCCCAAGCATCAGAATTCAGACCAATGATCACTCGGGACTTTCCGTGTACCAATAGTACCATAAAAGCCTTCTATTTGATGAAGTAATTTGAAAGTGAGCATAGGGGGAAGTTGTCACTGGATTAGATCCTTCTTACTGGAAATCTCTTTGCCTAGTTGGTTCAACACCGTCACTAGTAAGACGCCTATGTTTTTCTTTCAGATTTCTATATTCCTTTTTGTTCAATCCTTTGTTAGTAAGGCATGCACACAGTTATAAGATACCATCTAGTTACCATGAACTAGGAAAAGTTAATTAATATGTTAATCACCTCAATAATGTTAAaaaggagttaaaaaaaaaaaaactacttacGGGTCAAGTAAACTCAAACTACGCCCACTCCATCCTTTTGTCGGGCTAGAAGCCACCAATGCTATAAGTATAGCTATTACTGCACAACAAACAGCCCTGGAAGAATATTCCAACAGTATAAAGTGAGACCATTATCTAGGAGAACCTAACGCATGAAATTCAGCACCTTGTGTATTCAGGCTTCTGGTATTTTGACAAacatccaaaataaaataacaaatagtccatttcaattttttagtttaaactaCATGCAGTTGGTAATAGAAGGACAAATCTTACATGCCAATGGTCACAACCAGTGTCACAGCCACTTTGAACATAGCTGGAGATAGAATCCTTTTGATATAATATACAAGAGCAACCAcatgaaggattatgaaaaccTGCAATTTagtgaacaattttttttaaaaataagagcatcatatatatattgcaactAAATAAGCTAATTTGCATTAGTAGATAAGTAGCAAATTCAATTTGGGCCCTTATTCTTTCTCTGTCATTTATGATGCCatgcaaaaaaaattgaagattaCGTGAAATGTCAAAATGAATGATGGCCAATTCAATAGAGGCAGACCTCCATGAAACCAACATGTAAATGCATATGTAATGCTGGAGTTGAGAAATAACTTGCAAACCTATATTAAATTGAGAATTCCTGATTGCATATGGTTCCTAGCTAGATTAATTACTTACACAACTATAATAGGATGGCTCTCATAAAACCTAGCATATCAGCTGAACAAAAAGATCTGAACTAGTAAAGGACGCAGAAATCATGGATTATTTATCCCAACAACTGAAAATTGGCATATTCTGCGTTGACTCAATTTTCAACATAGACAAAAACAAAAGCACAAGGAAAATATAGAAGCTAATACGACAAAAGTTAAACTGTAAAACATTAGCAGAAGTGCTATAATCAATATCGTGTCACAAGCTAGACAAAGTTGAATATAATGGACAGATCTAAAAGAACTAAGGATGTCAACATATATAAGAAAAACATACCAGAAATGATGCGAAGTGCTCTGACGTCACCACAGCATTAAAACCAACTACAGGTACCAATGCTGCTAGAAGAGTTCCCAAGACAACCTGCATCAACACAAATAATGTTAAATAATCAACTTTTTCTAGAATAGATGAGATATCACTACTATAACTGCACTTGAACTTATATTTCTTCATATTCAAACGTTGAAAGTCTTCATATCCTAACACTTACAAGAGGGGCATAAGCAATATACAAGCGCGAAGAGTAGCGGCCAGTTACAATGCATAGGAGTACATGCATTGGGATAAGATTGATGATGAATGTGTAGCCTCCCCAAGAGCAGACCTGAAAAAGACAAGCATTTCCAAATAGATCTACTTGTacctatatattaattagtaagcACATGTGCCACAACATAGTCATGCTTGCTTACCATGTAGAAATATGCGATAGCATTTAGCGTAGCATAAAAAAGTGACCCTGTATTCAGTGTCTGCATATTACACAAAATTAGACTTCCTAACAAATAATTATGCAATAAAGTCAGATATAAACAAAGTTTATACTGTTGATTCCAAACAGATATTTAACTTACctttatatatagataaaatgtaaatataagAGCAAATATTGCTACAGCTTCATTGTCGTAGCTGCCAGCAACAGATCGTGAAATATATGAAGGAACCTGTGGGAGTACAAAATGACATCAATCTATGTTGATCCAATGAACAGACAACttcaaaataaaagcaaaaaaatataggagatgccccaaaaaaaagaagaagatgtgTGCACATAGATGAGCTAAAAGATGATATGGAGAGGCAAATTAACAAAATTAGATAGTCCAGTGCTTCAAGGTTTTCTCCATAATAGAGGGCAACTGGATTGGTAACAATGATAGTTTTACTAGATATGTCTTCTAAAGTACGTTAACATAATATGAAGCACATGAAACCATGTCATAttttaattgacaaaaaaaaatctcaagtaACATCCTCAAGAAGTTTATTCAAAAGTACAAGCAAAGGTATGACAAAGAACAGAAGCACACTTAAGCCCCATTCAATACTATGGCAGTAACTTGAATATTGCAAAATAAAAGCACAGATACGATAAAGAATTAATTTTTGACTCAACTTCAGCCAATTTCATCCCACCGTTAATGGGATTATGACAAAGGACTAAGAATATGTTTTTAAAGAACTTGTTAACCTTGCAAAAGTACTGTATCATTCCTTCTATAAACAGAGCTAAAGTTAAATTGCGTAATTCACATTTGCAACAAATCCCCATGCTATGAAAATTACCATTGCTAGTAATGCTGCTGCAGTCAATCCGGCTCCAGCACCTTTAACTTCCTGTAAGAACATGAAACTATTATGGATACTCTAGTGTCAATAGAACACTACTTAGCAAGCTACATTCATTCGAGCAAGAAAAACTACCTTTGTCAGAAGGTAGGTAGCCCAAGATGCATTTGCCGAAAAAATAGGAGCAGTAAACACGCAGACAGTCTCAACTGACAACGGAATGTTGAGGGAATTCAATATCCTGAATTCACAATCACATTaggatatatttattttaactgAGATTCTAGTGAGGATGAGAGTCTTTCACAGTACAGTAAATAGAAAGAGGTATGAACACACCACCACATGGTCCCCGCTGTTAGTGTCAATCCAGGGTATACGGTTCCACCAATCACTCGACCAAGTGGATACCTAAAGACGAAACAAAGGAAATGTTGTGTTATAGATGACAATTACACATCCTATGCAGCTGCAGTAACAATAATAGGGATATATTTGGACCGCATACCAAGTTCGATCATCGAACCAGTTCCAAAAGTCATAAATTCCATTCTTAGTAAGAAACtgaaacagaaaaatgaataaattagcTCACATTCATACTGTGAAGGGATCTGCAACTTCTATAACAGCATTTGCAAAACCAATACAGATAGCAGTAAAGCACTTTGCTGTTTCTCATATCCTACGACCACTACACAATTCCAACtttgaataataaatttagatagaaGAGATATGATAACAGAATTTTGACATTCCTCATTTCTGAAATCCACAACATTTCACGTCCACATAAGAGGCGTTCCAATCTCCAGATTGTAACGACCGTATAAAAATAAATCCAAATGAGACCaccaaattttgaaacattttaaaTTCGAGCAATTCCAGGTgtaacataaaattaaaaaagggaGAAAACGATCGAGAGAAGAATCAAACCTGAGTGACTCGGTAGTTGAAGTAGGGATCGAACTCATGGATCACACTCTCGTACTTGATCACCTACGATACCAAATGGCCAACGAGAAATAAACACACAAATCAGTGCCAAAATCTCTACCAGATCTCGCGATCCGAAttcgatctagggtttcgacGCTCGAGAGATCCGAAGGGTCGGGAACTTACGGAGAAGAGTCGGATCGAGAAGGCGAGGACTCcaatgaggatgaggatgaagATGCTCAGAACGCCCCCGAAGGCGTTCCTGAGAGCGCCGCCCCCAGCGGGCTCCGCCATGGCCGGCGCCGCCGCGAGCTCGGGCAACACGAGATAGTAGAGAGAGGGGGCGCGAGGTAGAGGGAGAGGGGTTCGAAGGCGAAAAACGAAGACGAAGGCAAAGACTCCTTGTAGGGGTTTTGGAaagatcaaaaataaataaataaataaataataacccCAATATACTCGTATACGTATTCTATACGTGTATATAAGTACACTTTTCAACTACGGGGACTATACCGGTGATGTATATAAGTACGCTTTTCATCTTGACCGTCCGTATAATCCAACGTGTCGTCGACGAGGAATATGATTGGTTATGTGAGGTCGATTCGCAAAGAATGGACCAATCACGTTATCCACCCCAACACGAGGAGCTAAAGAtgttctttttaatatttttaatccaAACGAAAAAATTAAAACGAGCCGTAAATATTTGCAAATAATTGTAAAATGTAAGAGGAATTTACACAAAATTCGGACAAGAACCTGCCGATTTATCTATATACTAATATGTAGAACTACACAAATActcacaggaaaaaaaaaaaaaacatatatatttgatagTCGTGatgttaaatattaatgtcaggAGTCGAGATAATATTAATATCTCGGATTTGATCTTCACATAATATCGACGATTAACTAATCAATTAACATAAataacttttaacttttatagTCACTTGGCACACAACTTACACTATTAACTCAACATTCGCCAGAATTAAGCCGcggaaaagagaaaattacGTTTGTTTAAACACCGGTAAGAACAGAGCAATAAAAAAAGGCACCAAAAGCTGACCAAAATGGATAGAATCCCTGCTATCTCCTTATGATCTCTGAAAACAACACACTTGTTGCACAACAGTTGATACAAGCGCAAAGCTTTAATGCCAATTCTCGAGTTTACAATTGATCAGCCACTCCAACGGCGGAAAGAGTGGTGTTTTGGggtaagtttttttttcgtGTATGAACACCGGCCAAGTGCAGAGTACGCCAATGTGATCTCCAAAACACCTCTTCAAGTATGTGATCAAGAAACCgatcgttcctagagcaagtggcaaaggatttggtgattAGTATctgagacctaagttcgaatcctagttgattcacatttccagctaagtttattttctaaatgaaataaacgaagcgtgtagcatgctacctatctctcaaaataaaaaagaagaagaaaaaagtatgTGATCAAGGAATGTTAAGCTTGCGTTTGAGAGCAGGGACGGAGCAGATAGAGGTGGCCCTTTTCTATTAATGGGCCGTACCGGGCCGGACAGACTCAATAATTCGATCCATCCTACATGAATGCTACTTACACTCCATTATGAAATGTATGATATACACCTATTCATTCGGTAGGTGACATTATTTTACCTGTCACATGATATGACTGGTAAAATAATTTCACTCATTAGATGGATAGAATATATGATATAAATCCTTTTTGGGGTGTGTAGATTGGATCAAAACGGTTTTTTAACAAGCAAGCGATTTTTGCGTATTAGTCTTTAAATCCTTAAATATGGGGTAAAAGGCTTTCAATGTTTCTACAATTCTACTGTGTGTTCTTTTGCCCAAATTCGACATCTAGGAGCTGGGTTGAATCACAAAGTCGGAAAGCAAGTAGCTGGTGAGTTTTATAAATTTGACTTCATCCCCCACTCCATCAAAGTTGAAAGATTAATCTTCATATAACTGTGGGTGTGAGTGGCAGTTCAGACAATCCTGCGACTTTCAATGTCTAAACAAACACCACCGCCGACGGCTTTCTGAGAATCATGAATCCAACCTCCCAGACCCGCAGAAACAAACACAGGCCTGCTCTCTGTGCTCTCTCCTAACAAAATGATATGCTTCAACCATTTTAGTTGCAACAAGAAACACTCGAGGAGAATTGGCAAGAGTTGAAGAGAATGCCCCAGTTGCTGAAAATTATACTTGCCAACAAGAACAGTAAAATGAGATAAGAGAACATCACAAAAGACTAATCTTGCCAACAAGAACAGTAAAACGAGATAAGAGAACATCAGAAAAGATTAATTAAAGGCCAAATGGTTTATCAAACTCCTAGTGTAACTAAACTTTTGTTCAGAACAACAAAGCTTCACTTTGCTACAATAGTTATTACATCGCCTTCACAAGATAAGCTCAGTAACATCAAATAACCACAAACTCAGGTTACATCTCCGAGTTATTACATGCAATGTGTATAAATAACCTACAATGGTGGTCTTCATAGCCCGAAATGGATATTTGATATATACATACATCCTTTGTGCATAGCCATGGCTTCAATCTGTACAGAGAACCCCAGGATATATATCGCCTTTGAAGCAGAACTGCATCACTACATTCATTCCGAAAGCCTACGAAATTGACGCTTCAGACACGTTTATTGCACTCTCATACAATACTTAACAAAATACATCTTGAAGATTCTAGTATGGTTCGCCAACAGTATACAAATTCCAACGATCTACAGTGTATAAATTTCAATAGGGTGGCCTCCCTGTAGAAAGGGAACGAAAGCACTCCTTAACCATCTCTTGTACTCTCCTCTTCATCAGCTTGTCCTTCACGCTAGAAAGCATGCTTCGATAGAACATCTCCATCCGAGCAAGCTCCTCATTGTCCGCTGCCTCCATCATATTCTCAAACTCCTTTCTGATATCGAACACACCCGAATCTTTTAAAGATTGCGGAAGAGTCCGTTCATCTAAAGGCTTTCTAAAGATAGAAATATGCAGCACAGTGGCATATCGTTCCATAAGTGTCAACTTTCTCCTTAAAAATTCTATCTCCTCTGCTGAAGCAGCCAACTTTTGCTCACTCTCGACTGTAGCACCCGCATcctctcttgcttttacttctctGTTCATGCCTGCTTCTATCTCCTTGTAGTCCTCATCAAGAGGAGGCCACATAACAACACAAGGAACATAACTGTCAGTTGTCTCGCCTCTCCCCAACACACCACTTCTCCCTCTACCCCAAGCCCACATCCTATACCCATCACCGGCTACAAGAACCGTATGGGCTGCCCCACAAGCAATTTGGACAGGGCCCATGAACTTAAATCCATTTGTCTCAGGAGAATGAACCCTTAAAGGATATAATGCATCCCCTGCATCGTTTCCTGTGAAGCTCGCATCAGGGCACAGTCCAAGGCCCTTTTCCATCCCCCAACACCACACTTCCCCATCAGAAGACACGACCGTTGTATGGAACAAACCACAATCAATGGAAATTAGAACTAGATCATGTGGCAACCCATTTACTAATTCAGGCAAGCAAGAGCTCATTGCAGTCCCATGACCAAGCTGCCCATTATCACCAAGACCAAAAGTAAAGCATTTAGATCCCATATCTTGATCATAAGACTTGTTATATGCAAGAATTGCTGTATGGAAAGCGCCACAAGCTATTTCATAGACGGCCCAAGAAGACTCCTCGTTGAACATTGGAATAACTTGCGGGCGGCCCCGGCTTTCCTTGTGACCTAACCCTAACTGGCCATGATTGTTGTTTCCCCAAGCATAGCATACAAGGTCGCCTCCTGTGTATGTTTCTCCGGTGCTAACTGCCGCTACTACATGTTCATTCCCGCATGCGACTTTAACTACTATGTGTCCATGGAAATCCCATACAGGTAGTGGGGCTGGACTGCTGACAAGGCAGAACTCTCCTGTGTCGGTCTGCTGAGGGCAATTTCCCCACATCCAAAGTGATCCCAGAGTGTCTATCGCAAATGACATCATTCCTCCAGCCCTGACAGAGGAAATCTGCAGCAAGTTGGAAGTGAAGTTAAAAAGGAAACATACATATTTGGGTAGACATATACATGTTCGAAGAGTAGATAATACCATTGGTCACTGAACTCATAGCAAAATTTAGCTTTGGACACCGAAGCTCAAAATTGAACTTTGGTCGCCAAAGTTCAATTTGTTGCAACTGATGcactaaatttcaatttctatTACAACCA
This region includes:
- the LOC109717454 gene encoding ultraviolet-B receptor UVR8 isoform X4, translated to MMSFAIDTLGSLWMWGNCPQQTDTGEFCLVSSPAPLPVWDFHGHIVVKVACGNEHVVAAVSTGETYTGGDLVCYAWGNNNHGQLGLGHKESRGRPQVIPMFNEESSWAVYEIACGAFHTAILAYNKSYDQDMGSKCFTFGLGDNGQLGHGTAMSSCLPELVNGLPHDLVLISIDCGLFHTTVVSSDGEVWCWGMEKGLGLCPDASFTGNDAGDALYPLRVHSPETNGFKFMGPVQIACGAAHTVLVAGDGYRMWAWGRGRSGVLGRGETTDSYVPCVVMWPPLDEDYKEIEAGMNREVKAREDAGATVESEQKLAASAEEIEFLRRKLTLMERYATVLHISIFRKPLDERTLPQSLKDSGVFDIRKEFENMMEAADNEELARMEMFYRSMLSSVKDKLMKRRVQEMVKECFRSLSTGRPPY
- the LOC109717454 gene encoding probable E3 ubiquitin-protein ligase HERC6 isoform X2 — its product is MPQKVVAIAAGEAHTLALTDDGSVWSWGYNIYGQLGCGEENSLYPCLVERFQELGTPDSLVDDPNNDGGGTPLKISSVRAGGMMSFAIDTLGSLWMWGNCPQQTDTGEFCLVSSPAPLPVWDFHGHIVVKVACGNEHVVAAVSTGETYTGGDLVCYAWGNNNHGQLGLGHKESRGRPQVIPMFNEESSWAVYEIACGAFHTAILAYNKSYDQDMGSKCFTFGLGDNGQLGHGTAMSSCLPELVNGLPHDLVLISIDCGLFHTTVVSSDGEVWCWGMEKGLGLCPDASFTGNDAGDALYPLRVHSPETNGFKFMGPVQIACGAAHTVLVAGDGYRMWAWGRGRSGVLGRGETTDSYVPCVVMWPPLDEDYKEIEAGMNREVKAREDAGATVESEQKLAASAEEIEFLRRKLTLMERYATVLHISIFRKPLDERTLPQSLKDSGVFDIRKEFENMMEAADNEELARMEMFYRSMLSSVKDKLMKRRVQEMVKECFRSLSTGRPPY
- the LOC109717454 gene encoding ultraviolet-B receptor UVR8 isoform X1, producing the protein MPQKVVAIAAGEAHTLALTGDGSVFSWGRGTFGRLGTGKEDDELVPVPIAIAIAGAAWATKRTVASPATGAIGRPKFVEIAAGAYHSLALEDDGSVWSWGYNIYGQLGCGEENSLYPCLVERFQELGTPDSLVDDPNNDGGGTPLKISSVRAGGMMSFAIDTLGSLWMWGNCPQQTDTGEFCLVSSPAPLPVWDFHGHIVVKVACGNEHVVAAVSTGETYTGGDLVCYAWGNNNHGQLGLGHKESRGRPQVIPMFNEESSWAVYEIACGAFHTAILAYNKSYDQDMGSKCFTFGLGDNGQLGHGTAMSSCLPELVNGLPHDLVLISIDCGLFHTTVVSSDGEVWCWGMEKGLGLCPDASFTGNDAGDALYPLRVHSPETNGFKFMGPVQIACGAAHTVLVAGDGYRMWAWGRGRSGVLGRGETTDSYVPCVVMWPPLDEDYKEIEAGMNREVKAREDAGATVESEQKLAASAEEIEFLRRKLTLMERYATVLHISIFRKPLDERTLPQSLKDSGVFDIRKEFENMMEAADNEELARMEMFYRSMLSSVKDKLMKRRVQEMVKECFRSLSTGRPPY
- the LOC109717454 gene encoding E3 ubiquitin-protein ligase HERC2 isoform X3; protein product: MMDLFGRGVIISLGCGEENSLYPCLVERFQELGTPDSLVDDPNNDGGGTPLKISSVRAGGMMSFAIDTLGSLWMWGNCPQQTDTGEFCLVSSPAPLPVWDFHGHIVVKVACGNEHVVAAVSTGETYTGGDLVCYAWGNNNHGQLGLGHKESRGRPQVIPMFNEESSWAVYEIACGAFHTAILAYNKSYDQDMGSKCFTFGLGDNGQLGHGTAMSSCLPELVNGLPHDLVLISIDCGLFHTTVVSSDGEVWCWGMEKGLGLCPDASFTGNDAGDALYPLRVHSPETNGFKFMGPVQIACGAAHTVLVAGDGYRMWAWGRGRSGVLGRGETTDSYVPCVVMWPPLDEDYKEIEAGMNREVKAREDAGATVESEQKLAASAEEIEFLRRKLTLMERYATVLHISIFRKPLDERTLPQSLKDSGVFDIRKEFENMMEAADNEELARMEMFYRSMLSSVKDKLMKRRVQEMVKECFRSLSTGRPPY